In the genome of Photobacterium sp. TY1-4, one region contains:
- the murF gene encoding UDP-N-acetylmuramoyl-tripeptide--D-alanyl-D-alanine ligase, with protein sequence MINVQLSQLAPVLGAELMGADAGIAQVSTDTRNMQPHTLFIALKGERFDGHDFCANARENGAAALLVSKHLPLDIPQLVVKDTRLALGQLGAWLKAEMADQHGLQTLALTGSCGKTTVKEMTAAILGQKGKVLATAGNLNNDLGVPLTLLRLEPSHEFAVVELGANHQQEIAYTTALVRPQVALINNLAAAHLEGFGSLDGVAKAKGEIFEGLGERGVAIINADSNARALWQPMLEAHQVVTFSATQPEADFTACDIFINNLGCACFTMRTPDGDAPVELTLPGAHNVANALAAAALSMAVGASLDQVRAGLAKVQRVKGRVEISQPAPGLRLIDDTYNASVASVKAAIDLLATFEGQRWLALGDMAELGDESLALHREVAEYAQAKALDKVFTFGNASAVVSELNDGHHFAEKPALIAQLKAELHQFQHNSQNTEVTVLAKGARSTRMEDIIVALQEHKE encoded by the coding sequence ATGATCAACGTTCAGCTGTCACAACTGGCCCCGGTTCTGGGCGCCGAGCTGATGGGGGCGGATGCGGGCATTGCCCAGGTGTCGACTGACACCCGAAATATGCAGCCCCACACTTTATTTATCGCCCTGAAAGGCGAGCGTTTTGATGGCCATGATTTTTGCGCCAATGCCCGGGAAAACGGCGCAGCCGCACTGTTGGTAAGCAAACACTTACCGCTCGATATCCCGCAACTGGTGGTCAAAGATACCCGCCTGGCCTTAGGGCAGCTCGGTGCCTGGCTGAAAGCGGAAATGGCCGACCAGCATGGGTTGCAGACGCTGGCCCTGACCGGCAGCTGCGGCAAAACCACGGTCAAAGAGATGACCGCCGCCATTTTGGGGCAAAAAGGCAAGGTGCTGGCCACGGCCGGCAACCTGAACAATGATCTCGGCGTGCCGCTGACCCTGCTGCGGCTCGAGCCTAGCCATGAATTTGCGGTGGTCGAGCTGGGGGCAAACCATCAGCAGGAAATTGCCTACACCACTGCGCTGGTGCGGCCGCAAGTGGCGCTGATCAATAACCTGGCGGCAGCCCACCTGGAAGGCTTCGGCTCGCTCGATGGCGTAGCCAAGGCCAAAGGGGAGATTTTTGAAGGCCTGGGTGAGCGCGGCGTGGCGATCATCAATGCAGATTCCAACGCCCGGGCGTTGTGGCAGCCGATGCTGGAGGCCCACCAGGTGGTCACATTTTCGGCGACGCAGCCGGAAGCGGATTTCACAGCTTGCGACATATTTATTAACAATCTTGGCTGCGCTTGTTTTACAATGCGCACCCCCGATGGGGATGCGCCGGTTGAGCTGACGCTGCCGGGGGCGCATAACGTGGCGAATGCCCTGGCTGCGGCGGCCCTGAGTATGGCCGTGGGTGCCAGCCTGGATCAGGTCCGGGCCGGTCTGGCCAAAGTTCAGCGGGTCAAGGGACGGGTGGAAATCAGCCAGCCGGCCCCGGGCCTGCGGTTAATTGATGATACCTACAATGCCAGCGTCGCTTCGGTGAAAGCCGCGATTGATTTGCTGGCGACCTTTGAGGGCCAGCGCTGGCTGGCGCTCGGTGATATGGCTGAGCTGGGGGACGAGAGTCTCGCGCTGCACCGCGAAGTAGCGGAATATGCTCAAGCCAAGGCGTTGGATAAGGTCTTTACCTTCGGCAACGCCAGTGCGGTGGTCAGTGAACTCAATGACGGTCATCATTTTGCCGAGAAACCGGCGCTGATTGCGCAGCTGAAAGCAGAGCTTCATCAATTTCAACATAATTCACAAAATACAGAGGTTACAGTGCTGGCAAAGGGCGCCCGGAGCACCCGGATGGAAGACATCATTGTCGCATTGCAGGAACATAAAGAATGA
- the murE gene encoding UDP-N-acetylmuramoyl-L-alanyl-D-glutamate--2,6-diaminopimelate ligase — MPVLNPIRQLGELLSPWIAPAHWPAEAGQVVLSAMTLDSRRIQPGDLFVAVNGHVVDGRRFIPAAIEAGASAILAEETSDAPARIEMQQGIPVLYLPALGQHLSAVAERFYGAPDQALKLVAVTGTNGKTTISQLLAQWAEQLGYCAGVMGTTGNGLLQQLKPAANTTGSAIEIQHELAGLVAQGADFAAMEVSSHGLVQGRVKALDFTASIFTNLSRDHLDYHGDMAAYAQAKKTLFTEHQAGVAVINADDAVGREWLGELPQAVAVASQQALIATHSGQALWLEQVRYTTEGVTVAFDSSWGAGELTAPLVGSFNVTNLMLALATLLATGHPLAQLVATAPQLQAVIGRMEVFQTPDKPMMVVDYAHTPDALEKALQALRVHCRGKLWCIFGCGGDRDTGKRPLMAAVAERLADHIILTDDNPRSEAPAAIVADMLVGLAQPAQARVEHDRARACEWAFTQAAADDIVLVAGKGHEDYQVLADRTVHYSDRETVAALLENKA, encoded by the coding sequence ATGCCGGTACTTAACCCCATTCGTCAGCTCGGCGAACTCTTGTCTCCCTGGATCGCCCCGGCGCACTGGCCGGCTGAGGCGGGTCAGGTGGTGCTGTCGGCAATGACCTTAGACAGCCGCCGGATCCAACCCGGTGATTTGTTCGTGGCGGTGAACGGGCATGTTGTCGATGGCCGCCGGTTTATCCCGGCGGCGATTGAAGCTGGCGCCAGCGCGATCCTGGCGGAAGAAACCTCGGATGCGCCAGCGCGTATCGAGATGCAGCAGGGGATCCCGGTGCTGTATCTGCCCGCACTGGGCCAGCATCTCTCGGCGGTTGCCGAGCGTTTTTATGGTGCGCCGGATCAGGCGCTGAAGCTGGTGGCCGTGACCGGCACCAATGGCAAAACAACGATTTCCCAGCTGCTGGCCCAGTGGGCAGAACAACTCGGCTATTGTGCCGGGGTGATGGGCACCACGGGCAACGGTCTGCTGCAACAGTTGAAACCGGCGGCCAACACCACCGGTAGTGCGATTGAGATTCAGCACGAGCTGGCCGGGCTGGTTGCGCAGGGAGCCGATTTTGCCGCGATGGAAGTATCTTCCCACGGCCTGGTGCAGGGCCGGGTGAAAGCGCTGGATTTTACCGCCAGCATTTTTACCAACCTCAGTCGTGACCATCTGGATTATCACGGCGATATGGCCGCGTACGCGCAAGCCAAGAAAACCCTGTTTACAGAACATCAGGCGGGTGTCGCGGTGATCAATGCCGATGATGCTGTCGGGCGTGAATGGCTGGGCGAGCTGCCGCAGGCGGTTGCCGTTGCCAGCCAGCAGGCGCTCATAGCAACGCACTCAGGGCAGGCCCTGTGGCTGGAGCAGGTCCGCTATACCACCGAGGGCGTTACCGTCGCTTTTGATTCTTCCTGGGGTGCCGGTGAGTTGACTGCGCCGCTGGTGGGCTCTTTTAACGTCACCAATCTGATGCTGGCGCTGGCCACTTTACTGGCGACGGGCCACCCGCTGGCACAACTGGTTGCGACCGCGCCGCAATTGCAGGCGGTCATCGGCCGGATGGAAGTTTTTCAAACCCCTGACAAACCTATGATGGTTGTTGATTATGCTCACACGCCGGATGCGCTGGAAAAGGCGCTGCAGGCGCTGCGGGTGCATTGCCGGGGCAAACTCTGGTGCATTTTTGGGTGCGGTGGCGATCGCGATACCGGCAAACGGCCGCTGATGGCCGCAGTAGCCGAACGGCTGGCCGACCATATTATTCTGACCGACGACAACCCGCGCAGTGAAGCACCGGCGGCGATTGTCGCGGACATGCTCGTCGGGCTGGCGCAGCCGGCGCAGGCCCGGGTTGAGCACGATCGCGCCCGTGCCTGTGAGTGGGCATTTACCCAAGCCGCCGCCGACGATATCGTGCTGGTGGCCGGGAAAGGACATGAAGATTATCAGGTGCTGGCCGATCGCACGGTTCATTACTCGGATCGGGAAACGGTCGCCGCACTATTGGAGAACAAGGCATGA